A DNA window from Choloepus didactylus isolate mChoDid1 chromosome 9, mChoDid1.pri, whole genome shotgun sequence contains the following coding sequences:
- the IGFBP5 gene encoding insulin-like growth factor-binding protein 5, giving the protein MVLTAVLLLLAACAGPTQGLGSFVHCEPCDEKALSMCPPSPLGCELVKEPGCGCCMTCALAEGQSCGVYTERCALGLRCLPRQDEEKPLHALLHGRGVCLNEKSYREQVKIERDSREHEEPTTSEMAEETYSPKIFRPKHARISELKAEAVKKDRRKKLTQSKFVGGAENTAHPRVISAPEMRQESEQGPCRRHMEASLQELKASPRMVPRAVYLPNCDRKGFYKRKQCKPSRGRKRGICWCVDKYGMKLPGMEYVDGDFQCHAFDSSHVE; this is encoded by the exons ATGGTGCTCACCGCGGTCCTCCTGCTGTTGGCCGCTTGCGCGGGGccgacccagggcctgggctccttCGTGCACTGCGAGCCCTGCGACGAGAAAGCCCTGTCCATGTGCCCCCCCAGCCCCCTGGGCTGCGAGCTGGTCAAAGAGCCGGGCTGTGGCTGCTGCATGACCTGCGCCCTGGCCGAGGGGCAGTCGTGCGGCGTCTACACTGAGCGCTGCGCCCTGGGGCTGCGCTGCCTCCCCCGACAGGACGAGGAGAAGCCGCTGCACGCCCTGCTGCATGGCCGCGGGGTTTGCCTCAACGAAAAGAGCTACCGCGAGCAAGTCAAGATCG AGAGAGACTCCCGGGAGCACGAGGAGCCCACCACTTCCGAGATGGCCGAGGAGACCTACTCCCCCAAGATCTTCCGCCCCAAGCACGCCCGCATCTCCGAGCTGAAGGCCGAGGCGGTGAAGAAGGACCGCAGAAAGAAGCTGACCCAGTCCAAGTTTGTGGGGGGAGCCGAGAACACTGCCCACCCCCGGGTCATCTCCGCACCTGAGATGAGACAGGAGTCGGAGCAG GGCCCCTGCCGCAGGCACATGGAGGCCTCCCTGCAGGAGCTCAAAGCCAGCCCCCGCATGGTGCCCCGGGCCGTGTACCTGCCCAACTGCGACCGCAAAGGATTCTACAAGAGGAAGCAG TGCAAGCCTTCCCGCGGCCGCAAGCGTGGCATCTGCTGGTGTGTGGACAAGTACGGGATGAAGCTGCCGGGCATGGAGTACGTTGACGGAGACTTCCAGTGCCACGCCTTCGACAGCAGTCACGTTGAGTGA